One Tursiops truncatus isolate mTurTru1 chromosome 3, mTurTru1.mat.Y, whole genome shotgun sequence DNA segment encodes these proteins:
- the PRKAA1 gene encoding 5'-AMP-activated protein kinase catalytic subunit alpha-1 isoform X2, giving the protein MVMEYVSGGELFDYICKNGRLDEKESRRLFQQILSGVDYCHRHMVVHRDLKPENVLLDAHMNAKIADFGLSNMMSDGEFLRTSCGSPNYAAPEVISGRLYAGPEVDIWSSGVILYALLCGTLPFDDDHVPTLFKKICDGIFYTPQYLNPSVISLLKHMLQVDPMKRATIKDIREHEWFKQDLPKYLFPEDPSYSSTMIDDEALKEVCEKFECSEEEVLSCLYNRNHQDPLAVAYHLIIDNRRIMNEAKDFYLATSPPDSFLDDHHLTRPHPERVPFLVAETPRARHTLDELNPQKSKHQGVRKAKWHLGIRSQSRPNDIMAEVCRAIKQLDYEWKVVNPYYLRVRRKNPVTSTFSKMSLQLYQVDSRTYLLDFRSIDDEITEAKSGTATPQRSGSVSNYRACQRNDSDAEAQGKSSEASLTSSVTSLDSSPVDLTPRPGSHTIEFFEMCANLIKILAQ; this is encoded by the exons ATGGTGATGGAATATGTCTCAGGAGGAGAGCTATTTGATTATATCTGTAAAAACGGAAGG CTGGATGAAAAAGAAAGTCGGCGTCTGTTCCAACAAATCCTTTCTGGTGTGGATTATTGTCACAGGCATATGGTGGTCCACAGAGATTTGAAACCTGAAAATGTCCTGCTTGATGCACACATGAATGCAAAGATTGCTGATTTTG GTCTTTCAAACATGATGTCAGATGGTGAATTTTTAAGAACAAGTTGTGGCTCACCCAACTATGCTGCACCAGAAGTAATTTCAGGAAG ATTGTATGCTGGTCCAGAGGTAGATATATGGAGCAGTGGGGTTATTCTCTATGCTTTATTATGTGGAACACTTCCATTCGATGATGATCACGTGCCAACTCTTTTTAAGAAGATATGTGATGGGATCTTTTATACCCCTCAGTATTTAAACCCTTCTGTGATTAGCCTTTTGAAACATATGCTGCAGGTGGATCCCATGAAGAGAGCCACAATCAAAGATATCAG GGAACATGAATGGTTTAAACAGGACCTTCCAAAATATCTCTTTCCTGAGGATCCATCATATAGTTCAACCATGATTGATGATGAAGCCTTAAAAGAAGTATGTGAAAAATTTGAATGCTCAGAAGAGGAGGTTCTCAGCTGCCTTTATAACAGAAATCACCAGGACCCTTTGGCAGTTGCCTACCACCTCATAATAGACAACAGGAGAATAATGAATGAGGCCAAAGATTTTTACTTGGCAACAAGCCCACCAGATTCTTTTCTCGATGATCACCACTTGACCCGGCCCCATCCTGAAAGAGTACCATTCTTGGTTGCTGAAACACCAAGGGCACGCCATACCCTCGATGAATTAAATCCACAGAAATCCAAACACCAAGGTGTAAGGAAAGCAAAATGGCATTTGGGAATTAGAAGTCAAAGTCGCCCAAATGATATCATGGCAGAAGTTTGTAGAGCAATTAAACAACTGGATTATGAATGGAAG GTTGTAAACCCATATTACTTGCGTGTTCGAAGAAAGAATCCTGTGACAAGTACATTCTCCAAAATGAGTCTACAGTTATACCAAGTGGACAGTAGAACATACTTATTGGATTTCCGTAGTATTGATG ATGAAATTACTGAAGCCAAATCAGGGACTGCTACTCCACAGAGATCGGGCTCAGTTAGCAACTATCGAGCTTGCCAAAGGAATGATTCAGATGCTGAGGCTCAGGGAAAATCCTCAGAAGCTTCTCTTACCTCATCTGTAACGTCACTTGACTCTTCTCCTGTTGACTTAACTCCAAGACCTGGAAGTCACACAATAGAATTTTTTGAGATGTGTGCAAATCTAATTAAAATTCTTGCACAGTAA
- the PRKAA1 gene encoding 5'-AMP-activated protein kinase catalytic subunit alpha-1 isoform X1, translating to MRRLSSWRKMATAEKQKHDGRVKIGHYILGDTLGVGTFGKVKVGKHELTGHKVAVKILNRQKIRSLDVVGKIRREIQNLKLFRHPHIIKLYQVISTPSDIFMVMEYVSGGELFDYICKNGRLDEKESRRLFQQILSGVDYCHRHMVVHRDLKPENVLLDAHMNAKIADFGLSNMMSDGEFLRTSCGSPNYAAPEVISGRLYAGPEVDIWSSGVILYALLCGTLPFDDDHVPTLFKKICDGIFYTPQYLNPSVISLLKHMLQVDPMKRATIKDIREHEWFKQDLPKYLFPEDPSYSSTMIDDEALKEVCEKFECSEEEVLSCLYNRNHQDPLAVAYHLIIDNRRIMNEAKDFYLATSPPDSFLDDHHLTRPHPERVPFLVAETPRARHTLDELNPQKSKHQGVRKAKWHLGIRSQSRPNDIMAEVCRAIKQLDYEWKVVNPYYLRVRRKNPVTSTFSKMSLQLYQVDSRTYLLDFRSIDDEITEAKSGTATPQRSGSVSNYRACQRNDSDAEAQGKSSEASLTSSVTSLDSSPVDLTPRPGSHTIEFFEMCANLIKILAQ from the exons TTGGCAAACATGAATTGACTGGGCATAAAGTTGCTGTGAAGATACTCAATCGACAGAAGATTCGAAGCCTTGATGTAGTAGGAAAAATCCGCAGAGAAATTCAGAACCTCAAGCTTTTCAGGCATCCTCATATAATTAAACT GTACCAGGTCATCAGTACACCATCTGATATTTTCATGGTGATGGAATATGTCTCAGGAGGAGAGCTATTTGATTATATCTGTAAAAACGGAAGG CTGGATGAAAAAGAAAGTCGGCGTCTGTTCCAACAAATCCTTTCTGGTGTGGATTATTGTCACAGGCATATGGTGGTCCACAGAGATTTGAAACCTGAAAATGTCCTGCTTGATGCACACATGAATGCAAAGATTGCTGATTTTG GTCTTTCAAACATGATGTCAGATGGTGAATTTTTAAGAACAAGTTGTGGCTCACCCAACTATGCTGCACCAGAAGTAATTTCAGGAAG ATTGTATGCTGGTCCAGAGGTAGATATATGGAGCAGTGGGGTTATTCTCTATGCTTTATTATGTGGAACACTTCCATTCGATGATGATCACGTGCCAACTCTTTTTAAGAAGATATGTGATGGGATCTTTTATACCCCTCAGTATTTAAACCCTTCTGTGATTAGCCTTTTGAAACATATGCTGCAGGTGGATCCCATGAAGAGAGCCACAATCAAAGATATCAG GGAACATGAATGGTTTAAACAGGACCTTCCAAAATATCTCTTTCCTGAGGATCCATCATATAGTTCAACCATGATTGATGATGAAGCCTTAAAAGAAGTATGTGAAAAATTTGAATGCTCAGAAGAGGAGGTTCTCAGCTGCCTTTATAACAGAAATCACCAGGACCCTTTGGCAGTTGCCTACCACCTCATAATAGACAACAGGAGAATAATGAATGAGGCCAAAGATTTTTACTTGGCAACAAGCCCACCAGATTCTTTTCTCGATGATCACCACTTGACCCGGCCCCATCCTGAAAGAGTACCATTCTTGGTTGCTGAAACACCAAGGGCACGCCATACCCTCGATGAATTAAATCCACAGAAATCCAAACACCAAGGTGTAAGGAAAGCAAAATGGCATTTGGGAATTAGAAGTCAAAGTCGCCCAAATGATATCATGGCAGAAGTTTGTAGAGCAATTAAACAACTGGATTATGAATGGAAG GTTGTAAACCCATATTACTTGCGTGTTCGAAGAAAGAATCCTGTGACAAGTACATTCTCCAAAATGAGTCTACAGTTATACCAAGTGGACAGTAGAACATACTTATTGGATTTCCGTAGTATTGATG ATGAAATTACTGAAGCCAAATCAGGGACTGCTACTCCACAGAGATCGGGCTCAGTTAGCAACTATCGAGCTTGCCAAAGGAATGATTCAGATGCTGAGGCTCAGGGAAAATCCTCAGAAGCTTCTCTTACCTCATCTGTAACGTCACTTGACTCTTCTCCTGTTGACTTAACTCCAAGACCTGGAAGTCACACAATAGAATTTTTTGAGATGTGTGCAAATCTAATTAAAATTCTTGCACAGTAA